TATAACTTATGCTTCAGCATTGGAAATCCCTATAGatcaatttgatgatgaacaTGAACAAGAGGAAATTAGAGAACGAGAAGTGATACCTGAACctattttattgattggaGATCATTCTAATATGAAATTACTGATTGTTGCCACTCAAATTAGTAAATTAATTAGTAACAATTGTCCTAAACCTACAATACTATCAATAGGTTCTAAATGGTTTGGTAAAGGagatgaagttgatgataatgattttgaaaaattaatgtTTATTCTAGCAAATGTAAAAACATTGATACAATAAGGTTGCAAAGCATAGAGGGGTCTTGTTATATCAAGAACGGTGACTTGACATTCACAATTAACTCACATTCTAATTAATATCTATAGATTATCTACTATATAAATATGTATCTCCATTGTATTCAATCCTGATTTACTTTTTggctttcttttctctttgtttGGCAGGaacttttctttccttATTACCAAACACCAATTTATGTGGTTtcatgaatttttcaacaacttgGTCGTCAACtttacttcttctttcttgaTAAGCAGATACAAATTCTTGTAAAACTGTAATAcattcttttttcatttctccTGATAATATTTCTCCCTTTCTATAACCTTGTTCTAATTGtgccaatttttcatcatcataactgaaaaatgataaatattGGAATGCAACATCTACTTCTGGGTTACCTCCTAATTCTCGATGTTCTTCAGCAGTGGCTCTACCACCGGAAAATGcatatttattaatttttttctgaATTTGTTTTGCTGTATCACCCATGAAAATCGAAGTTGTAGTATCAGAAGCTGACATTTTTGTCGATGCCCCTTGTAAAGCTGGGAAAAATTTAGCATGAATTAATGATGGTTTGGTAAATCTTAATTTATCAGCAACATCTCTACAAACTCTAAAATAAGGATCTTGATCTATGGCACAAGGAATTAAACAAGGGGTCTTTGGTGGTAATCCTAATACATCGGGGAATGATGATGGGAATGCAGTTGCTATTTGAATACTTGCAAAATGTATTTTCCCAATACAATCAGAATCAGTGAATCCAAATACTGCTTTAGCTGTAGAAGTAGTGATTTGACGTGATGTTCTAACGACGTTTTCATAAAATGCTCCACCCATATATTGTAAATCTGAAAAGATAAATGTATTTTCCGGATTGAATCCAACGGCAATTATATCTTTAGCATTTTCTGCGGCAAAACCTttaacatcatcaatagtTAATTGAtgtttaaataaaaatttctcATCATCAGTTAATTCAATAACTAATGGGACGTCAAATACTTCTTGTAACCATTTTGTAAATATGAATGGCACCATATGACCCAAATGCATTGAATCAGATGATGGACCTCTTCCAGTATATAAAAAGAATGGTTCTCCGTGTTCATATAAATCTAAAATACGATCTAAATCTCtttgtgaaaaaaatactcctcttttcaaaaatggaTGAGGCTCTTCACCAGTAACTTGTTTAAATCTTTCTAATGTTTCCTCAGTGATATGTTTGGTACCGAATTGactaattaatttatcataatCAATCCCCATTGATTTCCCGTCTACAACGGCACCTTCTACTTCCCATGGAGTGATTTTTTGTTCTGACTCCTCAGTAACTTTGAGCTGTGatactttttcttcaactgACATTAATGAAATGTGGAGTGATTTATATTCTAGTCCTTGTTAGTCAAGTGATGATTTCAGTACTTAGATATTGACTAAttatctttttatttttcaaagatgtttttttttttcctcaCACATTTcgtgataatgaaaaagatatgTCTCACTCATTCTTGGGCTTCAgtgtttgaaaatttttccaatttaaTATTGGACAGCCTTTGTCAAACTACATAACACCAGTAGAGTAATGTGAGATATAAAACACATTTAATGTACTAATTTGGCGCTTAAAacatttttatcatttatgCTTCTTCAGCAGTAACttacaaatgaaaaatttcaaaaatattaataatgcaCGAATAAAGTGGTAAGTAAATTAGACCCCCATTAAATTATACTATACAGATATACtcttttttgtattttcttCTACTTTGTCTCTCTGATTCAACCTATATTACAAACATTCAAATAAAGGTGGTTCCTTTCTTAAAAGTGTAATTTTTGGAAGAACCATTTGTTCTTACCAGCTTGatgtttttcttcaaaagcCTTCTTGACAACTTTTTTAGCTTCTTCTCTTTGAGATGGTTCTTCTAAAGCTTCAGAAGTGACAGCAGATTTGAATGATTCAACATCTAATGAGTATCTAGTTGGCATTAAATGGTTGTAGTTTACTAATTTAACAAATGGCTTGACTTTAGTTCTTTTAGTAACTTTTTTAGCATCCATCTTCTTGGTAACCTTCAATGGAGCTCTTTCGATACCAGCAACAATGGCATGTGGGAATGGGTGAGATTTGGTACCTTCATCATGTGGTTTCACAATGACTACTTTTTTACCAGCGTAACGACCTCTTACAACAATAGCTAAAAAATTTAGTTAGTATAATgctttttttaaatgtaATTTGTAGATTCATGATTGTTACTGCCATATGATggaaatgaataaataaaaatgttgTGGGATTCGTTGATGTCTTGTGGCGGCTCCATAGTGATTGATCAATCACTTGCTTTTTTCTTAACTCCAAAAGAATCTCCCAAAttccaataaatttattacgATGGtaatcatttaaatcttcaatGGCATATTCTAGTTTAATTAACAGTATTTGTatcttcttttcaattgttcattaTTTCTCTTTGCTTCTCTCttttatataaaatatttcaatccTTCAAAATTCTCTCCCATATCATATATATCTATCCCATTCATAGTTGGCCAATAAATCTATCATTGTCTACCCATATAGGTACTCATTTTTACATACCAACTTTACCAGATTTGATGAACTTAGCcatttttagtttcttGATATCTTAAAATGTTAATACAATAAAAGGTTGGTtgtctcttttttttttttcaaaaaaattttttgtctttcttCTTGCGCACAGAGTTTGTGTGTATCTCTCTCCCTCACAGTTTCCTCTCAGTAGGGGTGAAATTTTCGCTCTGCCCAATAGCCACACACAACACAATACAATTTTGTTagtattaattttttcgCACTCTCCTTAACTTAGTGTGAAAAATTACAGTGCGCGCACACTATacattatattatttactTATGAGATGACCAATTAATGTATGCGACTGCATATACTATTAGGGCTATAGCCCTAACACGTGATGCGCCAT
This genomic stretch from Candida albicans SC5314 chromosome 1, complete sequence harbors:
- a CDS encoding uncharacterized protein (Chaperone component; involved in assembly of alpha subunits into the 20S proteasome; flow model biofilm induced), whose translation is MTTKLIQDPTGFSKSFETTYPNDTSSSSSTNEFFFHIINYSDKQILNISINGLMDTTFELPVSTKSAITYASALEIPIDQFDDEHEQEEIREREVIPEPILLIGDHSNMKLSIVATQISKLISNNCPKPTILSIGSKWFGKGDEVDDNDFEKLMFILANVKTLIQ
- the WRS1 gene encoding tryptophan--tRNA ligase (Putative tRNA-Trp synthetase; genes encoding ribosomal subunits, translation factors, tRNA synthetases are downregulated upon phagocytosis by murine macrophages), giving the protein MSVEEKVSQLKVTEESEQKITPWEVEGAVVDGKSMGIDYDKLISQFGTKHITEETLERFKQVTGEEPHPFLKRGVFFSQRDLDRILDLYEHGEPFFLYTGRGPSSDSMHLGHMVPFIFTKWLQEVFDVPLVIELTDDEKFLFKHQLTIDDVKGFAAENAKDIIAVGFNPENTFIFSDLQYMGGAFYENVVRTSRQITTSTAKAVFGFTDSDCIGKIHFASIQIATAFPSSFPDVLGLPPKTPCLIPCAIDQDPYFRVCRDVADKLRFTKPSLIHAKFFPALQGASTKMSASDTTTSIFMGDTAKQIQKKINKYAFSGGRATAEEHRELGGNPEVDVAFQYLSFFSYDDEKLAQLEQGYRKGEILSGEMKKECITVLQEFVSAYQERRSKVDDQVVEKFMKPHKLVFGNKERKVPAKQREKKAKK
- the RPL27A gene encoding 60S ribosomal protein eL27 (Ribosomal protein L27; Spider biofilm repressed), which translates into the protein MAKFIKSGKVAIVVRGRYAGKKVVIVKPHDEGTKSHPFPHAIVAGIERAPLKVTKKMDAKKVTKRTKVKPFVKLVNYNHLMPTRYSLDVESFKSAVTSEALEEPSQREEAKKVVKKAFEEKHQAGKNKWFFQKLHF